A single region of the Neodiprion pinetum isolate iyNeoPine1 chromosome 5, iyNeoPine1.2, whole genome shotgun sequence genome encodes:
- the Pex10 gene encoding peroxisome biogenesis factor 10, producing MERVTPHGFRSKGANQAEILRARQRDDMFVTNLRENLSELMHKLGGSKLLLHIVQSELPAKFAYFIATTAMNNQTIGEEYTGIIQADLKALKVPSLAARTLAILLECFGEQVLIRILDRLLVSINNPGNDLTPEAKFILNFSLTRLRTAIPIVILAHRGLFYILGRYYSLSKRIAGVDYIKVYGRRPAEGISWGLRLLGVATIAQCLLKLWSSRQLSASEEAKTVEITKGLGTDSRSCQLCLEVVPTTATPCGHLFCWQCISDWLAARPQCPLCREYAHPSRIIYLLNI from the exons ATGGAGCGAGTTACTCCACATGGTTTCCGATCGAAGGGTGCGAATCAGGCAGAAATATTAAGAGCCCGTCAGCGGGATGATATGTTTGTTACAAATTTGCGGGAAAACTTATCAGAATTGATGCACAAACTCGGTGGCAGCAAATTACTTCTACACATCGTACAGTCCGAGCTACCAGCCAAATTCGCCTATTTCATTGCTACTACAGCAATGAACAATCAGACTATTGGTGAGGAGTACACTGGCATTATTCAAGCTGACCTGAAAGCCTTAAAAGTTCCATCGCTCGCT GCACGAACGTTAGCCATACTATTGGAATGCTTTGGCGAACAAGTCTTGATAAGGATATTAGACAGGCTATTGGTCTCAATCAACAATCCAGGAAACGATTTAACACCCGAGGCGAAATTTATTCTAAATTTCTCATTGACGAGACTCAGAACTGCTATTCCCATTGTAATTCTAGCCCATCGAGGTCTCTTCTATATTCTTGGTCGGTATTACAGCCTCAGCAAAAGAATCGCTGGTGTTGATTACATCAAG GTATACGGCCGTCGTCCAGCCGAAGGGATAAGTTGGGGTTTGCGATTGTTGGGGGTGGCAACGATCGCTCAATGTTTATTGAAGCTCTGGAGCAGCCGACAGTTATCAGCATCTGAGGAGGCAAAAACAGTTGAAATCACGAAAGGGTTGGGCACAGATTCACGTAGCTGCCAATTATGCCTCGAAGTTGTACCAACGACCGCAACACCCTGTGGTCATCTTTTCTGTTGGCAGTGTATTTCTGATTGGCTTGCCGCCAGACCGCAGTGCCCATTGTGCAGAGAGTATGCCCATCCATCtagaattatatatttattaaatatttga
- the EDTP gene encoding phosphatidylinositol-3,5-bisphosphate 3-phosphatase MTMR14 isoform X1 — MSEIKNEDLQELLVHFAKNTYRAKDADSTSQAIMQRCLLISDIDYSHSVISNNGGELSAHYPSQMILFENEKTRSSNSDSPTPPSRTTDTIYESMYDINKLRELMKNARFARCRSRFPLPVILYKGKYICRSATLSGGPEIYGRSGLDYFFSGNDGANSLPPEEEVEEATGGELTSGDWQLFDRVRSHDIRLLKTLNVGTIVDFMVEKKKVKFGMNVTSSEKVDKEKRYSDFTIISLPYPGCEFFKEYRDRNYNGKGLVFDWSQAHVDATIGVPEDPVSTPLRVNWDQYKIWDLVQLTQNYMKLVLRYLTDNGSGLLIHCISGWDRTPLFVSLLRLSLWADGMIHQSLDAHQILYFTIAYDWMLFGHNLEDRLSKGEEIFFFCFSFLKNIMDEEYSILGSRCSKTKHPVLRNDSDCQLDNVMSDNESFVTISSVSSNLSLNSWCSSASQNSRDSQDNNPPAISTVSPVNEGQEESQNNGNTVPRTLHTTHNRESSGLGPRSPLPQTRTSPVAVPVSGRLRQRNESTSSVSGGSWQIISGTGSLRGSTMANSSGSETTSGACSTVCRPMCEICPGQLSHDSSCTITEDGLSQTTLDHLTQRRKERLHNVRTLFYNVYCSAIGFKFKDGADSALGNLLGNFAEKVGILSTQRTSL; from the exons atgagtgaaataaaaaacgaagatCTTCAAGAGCTGCTTGTCCATTTTGCTAAAAATACTTATCGTGCCAAAGATGCTGACAGTACG AGTCAAGCGATAATGCAGCGATGCCTGCTAATTTCCGACATCGATTACTCACATTCTGTGATAAGCAATAACGGTGGTGAGCTTAGCGCTCATTATCCTAGTCAAATGATccttttcgaaaatgaaaaaaccagAAGTTCTAATTCCGATTCACCGACGCCACCGTCTAGGACGACAGATACTATATATGAGAGCATGTACGATATCAATAAGCTCAGGGAACTTATGAAAAATGCAAGATTCGCAAGATGCAGGTCCAGATTTCCCTTGCCGGTCATACTCTACAAAGGGAAATATATCTGTCGTTCCGCCACGCTGTCTGGTGGACCTGAAATTTACGGCAGGTCTGGTCTGGACTATTTCTTTTCGGGTAACGACGGTGCCAACTCTCTCCCTCCTGAAGAAGAGGTCGAAGAGGCTACTGGCGGAGAATTGACTTCTGGAGACTGGCAGCTGTTTGACAGAGTCAGAAGCCATGATATAAGACTGCTCAAAACTCTCAATGTTGGGACTATCGTTGACTTTATGGTAGAAAAGAAGAAGGTGAAATTTGGCATGAA TGTCACGTCTTCGGAGAAGGTCGACAAGGAGAAAAGGTACTCAGACTTTACCATTATCTCACTGCCATATCCTGGGTGCGAATTCTTCAAGGAATACAGAGACAGGAACTACAATGGGAAGGGCCTCGTGTTCGACTGGAGCCAAGCTCATGTTGATGCGACCATTGGCGTTCCAGAAGATCCAGTCTCCACTCCGCTCAGGGTAAATTGGGACCAGTACAAAATCTGGGATCTAGTCCAGCTAACGCAAAACTACATGAAGCTCGTTTTACGTTATTTAACCGACAATGGAAGCGGTTTATTAATCCATTGCATTTCTG GGTGGGATCGAACTCCATTGTTTGTCTCGCTGCTCAGGCTAAGCTTATGGGCAGACGGAATGATCCACCAGTCACTGGACGCACACCAAATACTTTATTTCACCATAGCGTATGACTGGATGTTGTTCGGCCACAACTTGGAGGACCGGCTTAGCAAAGGAGAAGAAATattcttcttttgtttttctttcttgaaaAACATAATGGATGAGGAATATAGCATATTGGGTTCACGCTGCTCAAAGACTAAACACCCGGTACTTAGAAACGACAGCGATTGCCAACTAGACAACGTCATGTCTGATAACGAATCCTTTGTCACGATTAGTTCGGTTAGCTCAAATTTAAGCCTCAACAGTTGGTGCAGTTCCGCTAGTCAAAATAGTCGCGATAGTCAAGACAACAATCCACCTGCTATCTCTACGGTTTCCCCTGTCAACGAAGGCCAGGAAGAATCTCAAAATAATGG AAACACGGTTCCACGGACCTTGCACACTACCCACAATCGGGAGAGTAGCGGATTGGGGCCGCGTTCGCCTTTGCCACAGACTCGAACATCTCCTGTCGCCGTACCTGTTTCAGGGAGACTTCGACAGAGAAATGAATCCACATCCTCAGTCAGCGGAGGCTCTTGGCAAATAATATCAGGTACCGGAAGTCTCCGAGGTTCAACAATGGCCAATTCTTCCGGAAGCGAAACCACTTCTGGTGCCTGTTCAACAGTTTGTAGACCAATGTGCGAAATTTGTCCCGGACAATTATCGCATGATTCTAGCTGCACCATTACGGAAGATGGCCTGTCCCAGACCACTCTTGATCACCTTACGCA AAGACGGAAAGAAAGACTCCACAACGTAAGAACGTTATTTTACAACGTCTACTGTTCGGCGATCGGGTTCAAGTTCAAAGACGGCGCGGATTCGGCACTGGGTAATCTGTTGGGTAATTTTGCCGAAAAGGTTGGAATCCTTTCAACGCAGCGTACATCGTTGTGA
- the EDTP gene encoding phosphatidylinositol-3,5-bisphosphate 3-phosphatase MTMR14 isoform X2: MSEIKNEDLQELLVHFAKNTYRAKDADSTSQAIMQRCLLISDIDYSHSVISNNGGELSAHYPSQMILFENEKTRSSNSDSPTPPSRTTDTIYESMYDINKLRELMKNARFARCRSRFPLPVILYKGKYICRSATLSGGPEIYGRSGLDYFFSGNDGANSLPPEEEVEEATGGELTSGDWQLFDRVRSHDIRLLKTLNVGTIVDFMVEKKKVKFGMNVTSSEKVDKEKRYSDFTIISLPYPGCEFFKEYRDRNYNGKGLVFDWSQAHVDATIGVPEDPVSTPLRVNWDQYKIWDLVQLTQNYMKLVLRYLTDNGSGLLIHCISGWDRTPLFVSLLRLSLWADGMIHQSLDAHQILYFTIAYDWMLFGHNLEDRLSKGEEIFFFCFSFLKNIMDEEYSILGSRCSKTKHPVLRNDSDCQLDNVMSDNESFVTISSVSSNLSLNSWCSSASQNSRDSQDNNPPAISTVSPVNEGQEESQNNGNTVPRTLHTTHNRESSGLGPRSPLPQTRTSPVAVPVSGRLRQRNESTSSVSGGSWQIISGTGSLRGSTMANSSGSETTSGACSTVCRPMCEICPGQLSHDSSCTITEDGLSQTTLDHLTQRKERLHNVRTLFYNVYCSAIGFKFKDGADSALGNLLGNFAEKVGILSTQRTSL; this comes from the exons atgagtgaaataaaaaacgaagatCTTCAAGAGCTGCTTGTCCATTTTGCTAAAAATACTTATCGTGCCAAAGATGCTGACAGTACG AGTCAAGCGATAATGCAGCGATGCCTGCTAATTTCCGACATCGATTACTCACATTCTGTGATAAGCAATAACGGTGGTGAGCTTAGCGCTCATTATCCTAGTCAAATGATccttttcgaaaatgaaaaaaccagAAGTTCTAATTCCGATTCACCGACGCCACCGTCTAGGACGACAGATACTATATATGAGAGCATGTACGATATCAATAAGCTCAGGGAACTTATGAAAAATGCAAGATTCGCAAGATGCAGGTCCAGATTTCCCTTGCCGGTCATACTCTACAAAGGGAAATATATCTGTCGTTCCGCCACGCTGTCTGGTGGACCTGAAATTTACGGCAGGTCTGGTCTGGACTATTTCTTTTCGGGTAACGACGGTGCCAACTCTCTCCCTCCTGAAGAAGAGGTCGAAGAGGCTACTGGCGGAGAATTGACTTCTGGAGACTGGCAGCTGTTTGACAGAGTCAGAAGCCATGATATAAGACTGCTCAAAACTCTCAATGTTGGGACTATCGTTGACTTTATGGTAGAAAAGAAGAAGGTGAAATTTGGCATGAA TGTCACGTCTTCGGAGAAGGTCGACAAGGAGAAAAGGTACTCAGACTTTACCATTATCTCACTGCCATATCCTGGGTGCGAATTCTTCAAGGAATACAGAGACAGGAACTACAATGGGAAGGGCCTCGTGTTCGACTGGAGCCAAGCTCATGTTGATGCGACCATTGGCGTTCCAGAAGATCCAGTCTCCACTCCGCTCAGGGTAAATTGGGACCAGTACAAAATCTGGGATCTAGTCCAGCTAACGCAAAACTACATGAAGCTCGTTTTACGTTATTTAACCGACAATGGAAGCGGTTTATTAATCCATTGCATTTCTG GGTGGGATCGAACTCCATTGTTTGTCTCGCTGCTCAGGCTAAGCTTATGGGCAGACGGAATGATCCACCAGTCACTGGACGCACACCAAATACTTTATTTCACCATAGCGTATGACTGGATGTTGTTCGGCCACAACTTGGAGGACCGGCTTAGCAAAGGAGAAGAAATattcttcttttgtttttctttcttgaaaAACATAATGGATGAGGAATATAGCATATTGGGTTCACGCTGCTCAAAGACTAAACACCCGGTACTTAGAAACGACAGCGATTGCCAACTAGACAACGTCATGTCTGATAACGAATCCTTTGTCACGATTAGTTCGGTTAGCTCAAATTTAAGCCTCAACAGTTGGTGCAGTTCCGCTAGTCAAAATAGTCGCGATAGTCAAGACAACAATCCACCTGCTATCTCTACGGTTTCCCCTGTCAACGAAGGCCAGGAAGAATCTCAAAATAATGG AAACACGGTTCCACGGACCTTGCACACTACCCACAATCGGGAGAGTAGCGGATTGGGGCCGCGTTCGCCTTTGCCACAGACTCGAACATCTCCTGTCGCCGTACCTGTTTCAGGGAGACTTCGACAGAGAAATGAATCCACATCCTCAGTCAGCGGAGGCTCTTGGCAAATAATATCAGGTACCGGAAGTCTCCGAGGTTCAACAATGGCCAATTCTTCCGGAAGCGAAACCACTTCTGGTGCCTGTTCAACAGTTTGTAGACCAATGTGCGAAATTTGTCCCGGACAATTATCGCATGATTCTAGCTGCACCATTACGGAAGATGGCCTGTCCCAGACCACTCTTGATCACCTTACGCA ACGGAAAGAAAGACTCCACAACGTAAGAACGTTATTTTACAACGTCTACTGTTCGGCGATCGGGTTCAAGTTCAAAGACGGCGCGGATTCGGCACTGGGTAATCTGTTGGGTAATTTTGCCGAAAAGGTTGGAATCCTTTCAACGCAGCGTACATCGTTGTGA
- the Rap1 gene encoding ras-related protein Rap1, producing MREYKIVVLGSGGVGKSALTVQFVQGIFVEKYDPTIEDSYRKQVEVDGQQCMLEILDTAGTEQFTAMRDLYMKNGQGFVLVYSITAQSTFNDLQDLREQILRVKDTDDVPMVLVGNKCDLEDERVVGKDQGVNLARQFNCAFMETSAKAKINVNDIFYDLVRQINKKSPEKKIKQKKKGLCRLL from the exons ATGCGCGAATACAAGATAGTCGTGCTAGGTAGCGGAGGTGTCGGCAAATCTGCCCTCACCGTCCAATTTGTCCAAGGTATATTCGTCGAGAAATACGATCCGACAATTGAGGACAGCTACCGTAAACAGGTGGAGGTTGACGGGCAGCAATGCATGCTCGAAATTTTAGACACTGCTGGCACG GAACAATTCACGGCCATGAGGGACCTTTACATGAAGAATGGTCAGGGCTTCGTACTGGTCTACTCGATAACGGCACAGTCGACATTCAACGACCTTCAGGATCTTAGGGAACAGATCCTCCGGGTAAAAGACACGGACGACGTGCCAATGGTACTCGTAGGCAACAAGTGTGATTTGGAGGATGAGAGGGTAGTCGGAAAGGACCAAGGAGTCAATCTGGCCAGGCAATTCAATTGCGCGTTCATGGAAACCTCTGCCAAAGCCAAAATTAACGTTAACGAC ATCTTTTACGACCTGGTGCGACAAATCAACAAGAAGTCACCGGAGAAAaagataaagcaaaaaaagaaagggcTATGCCGACTTCTGTAA